The following are encoded together in the Zingiber officinale cultivar Zhangliang chromosome 8A, Zo_v1.1, whole genome shotgun sequence genome:
- the LOC122011018 gene encoding uncharacterized mitochondrial protein AtMg00810-like, producing MTKEFEMTDIGLMTYYLGIEVNQKKDGSFISQAGYAREILKKFKMDNNKSINTPVECGVKLSKHDEEENVYPTFFKSLVGSLQYLTCIRPNILYVVRLVSRYMEDPTTTHLKIAKRILRYIKGTIDFGLVYSTSNHFKLEGYSDSDWGGDIDDRKSTIGFVFFMGDIAFTWMSKK from the coding sequence ATGACTAAAGAGTTTGAGATGACTGATATTGGGCTCATGACATACTATCTAGGCATTGAGGTGAACCAAAAGAAAGATGGAAGTTTCATCTCACAAGCAGGTTATGCAAGAGAGATATTAAAGAAATTTAAGATGGATAACAATAAGTCTATAAATACCCCAGTAGAATGTGGAGTCAAGCTATcaaagcatgatgaagaagaaaatGTTTATCCAACATTTTTTAAGAGTTTGGTTGGCAGTTTACAATACTTGACGTGCATAAGGCCTAATATTCTTTATGTTGTTAGACTTGTTAGTCGCTACATGGAAGATCCAACTACTACCCACCTTAAGATCGCTAAGAGAATTTTGCGCTATATCAAAGGTACAATAGATTTTGGATTAGTTTATTCAACATCTAACCACTTCAAACTTGAAGGATATAGCGacagtgattggggtggagatatAGATGATAGAAAGAGCACTATAGGATTTGTGTTCTTTATGGGAGATATAGCTTTCACTTGGATGTCGAAAAAATAA